Proteins encoded by one window of Candidatus Finniella inopinata:
- the tuf gene encoding elongation factor Tu, producing the protein MAKAKFERTKPHCNIGTVGHVDHGKTSLTAAITKILAETGGATFTAYDQIDKAPEERARGITISTAHVEYETANRHYAHVDCPGHADYVKNMITGAAQMDGGILVVSAADGPMPQTREHILLARQVGVPALVVFMNKIDMVDDAELADLVELEIRELLTSYGFPGDDIPVIRGSALCALEDRNPEMGREAILKLMEAVDSFIPQPERAKDRPFLMPIEDVFSISGRGTVVTGRVERGVIKVGEEAEIVGMKPTVKTVVTGVEMFRKLLDQGEAGDNIGALLRGTKREDVERGQVLAAPGSITPHTNFKAEAYILTKEEGGRHTPFFTNYRPQFYFRTTDVTGMVYLPEGVEMVMPGDNIAMTVELIAPIAMDEGLRFAIREGGRTVGAGVVSQIVK; encoded by the coding sequence ATGGCGAAGGCAAAGTTTGAGCGGACAAAGCCGCATTGCAACATAGGGACGGTTGGGCACGTTGACCACGGTAAGACGAGTTTGACAGCAGCAATTACAAAGATATTGGCAGAGACTGGTGGGGCCACTTTTACGGCATACGACCAGATCGATAAGGCTCCAGAAGAGCGGGCTCGAGGTATTACGATTTCCACCGCTCACGTGGAATATGAGACGGCGAACCGTCACTATGCTCACGTTGACTGTCCTGGACATGCTGACTATGTAAAGAACATGATCACTGGTGCGGCTCAGATGGACGGCGGGATTTTGGTTGTAAGCGCTGCTGATGGTCCGATGCCTCAGACACGTGAACATATTTTGTTAGCGCGTCAGGTTGGTGTTCCGGCTTTGGTCGTATTTATGAACAAGATCGACATGGTTGATGATGCAGAATTAGCCGACTTGGTTGAGCTTGAAATTCGTGAACTATTGACAAGCTATGGGTTCCCTGGTGACGACATTCCTGTGATTCGTGGATCAGCGTTGTGTGCTTTGGAAGATCGGAATCCCGAGATGGGTCGTGAAGCGATATTGAAATTGATGGAAGCAGTGGATTCATTTATTCCGCAGCCAGAACGGGCGAAGGATCGTCCATTCTTGATGCCGATTGAAGATGTTTTTTCGATTTCTGGTCGTGGGACTGTTGTGACAGGTCGTGTTGAACGGGGCGTGATTAAGGTTGGTGAAGAAGCTGAGATTGTTGGCATGAAGCCGACAGTGAAGACGGTTGTGACTGGCGTTGAGATGTTCCGTAAACTGTTGGATCAGGGTGAAGCTGGAGACAACATTGGTGCTTTGTTACGCGGTACGAAACGTGAAGATGTGGAACGGGGTCAAGTTTTGGCAGCGCCTGGATCGATCACGCCGCACACGAACTTTAAGGCCGAGGCATATATTTTGACAAAAGAAGAGGGTGGTCGTCATACACCATTCTTTACGAACTATCGTCCGCAGTTTTACTTCAGGACAACGGATGTAACGGGCATGGTATATTTGCCAGAAGGTGTTGAAATGGTAATGCCTGGTGATAACATTGCGATGACTGTTGAATTGATTGCCCCGATTGCGATGGATGAAGGCTTACGCTTTGCCATTCGTGAAGGTGGTCGTACTGTTGGTGCGGGCGTCGTCTCTCAAATCGTGAAATAA
- a CDS encoding aquaporin has product MPKYFAEFIGTLLLVVMGVGAAVLAGSSIGFLGVSLAFGLTLMLLAYTIGPVSGCHINPAVTLALCFAGKFQARHVIPYIIMQVAGALVGAAIVYVIASGKAGFDVHAGFASNGFGAHSPMGYTCMAAAIIEVVTTAVLVFAVLCTTRNNFPAGFGGLLVGITLVAIHLVSIPVTNTSANFARSFATAVFAGRIFLDQLWLFGAAHIIASIAAVTVFRILYCKD; this is encoded by the coding sequence CTGCCTAAATATTTTGCAGAATTTATAGGGACATTGCTCTTGGTTGTCATGGGGGTGGGGGCGGCTGTGCTGGCTGGTTCGTCCATCGGCTTTTTGGGCGTCTCACTGGCTTTTGGGCTAACGTTGATGCTGTTGGCGTACACCATTGGGCCCGTCTCGGGATGTCATATCAACCCGGCGGTAACTTTAGCACTTTGCTTTGCTGGGAAATTTCAGGCGCGTCACGTGATTCCGTATATTATCATGCAAGTAGCAGGGGCTCTTGTGGGAGCCGCCATCGTTTACGTGATCGCCTCTGGCAAGGCTGGCTTTGATGTTCATGCGGGGTTTGCCTCTAACGGATTTGGCGCTCATTCACCTATGGGATATACGTGTATGGCGGCAGCCATCATAGAAGTTGTTACGACAGCGGTCTTGGTGTTCGCGGTTTTATGTACAACCAGGAATAATTTTCCGGCGGGCTTCGGCGGACTTTTGGTTGGCATAACATTGGTTGCCATTCACCTGGTCAGCATTCCTGTCACAAACACGTCCGCGAACTTTGCAAGGTCTTTTGCGACGGCTGTTTTTGCAGGTCGAATCTTTTTAGATCAATTGTGGCTTTTTGGGGCGGCGCACATCATCGCATCTATCGCGGCCGTTACTGTTTTTCGGATTCTGTATTGCAAGGACTAA
- a CDS encoding extracellular solute-binding protein codes for MFIKPFFMTALLCLVTIQNCNSEKITVWHGFAGELGIHFQKIIDVFNQSLKREGSAFEIEVELKGSYDDVVKSYLSASKETRPDIVQAYEMATRSMLGAKDPAGHAVYIPIRQIMQHAGLVLDEDSFLTQVILFYKAGGAQFVSVPFNISTVVLYYNKTALNNTKLKPIITFEEFDEQMEKLKSAGEPAGMGAGWLSGHQIDQIGGRHNKQIATYGNGVDSPDARLFFDRFFTFHFKALRDWSKKGWFSLEQGPKAEQAFADRKIVYLTNGGNRHSDIAKLVNGKFEIGVTAFPYWRQAGSPFNTISGGGSFWVANKPQSCERMKVIAQFLNYLVTPEVQAQWQRMTGYVPVVKKAYEINVKEGFFDSTDLGVQAAKIAYDSFTTNQPGTFSRGILLDSFPGIRKIEVQQMEKCIKGEISAEDAIKTIESEGNKLLDSKNS; via the coding sequence ATGTTTATAAAACCTTTCTTTATGACTGCATTATTGTGCTTGGTCACCATCCAAAACTGCAATTCTGAAAAGATAACAGTCTGGCATGGATTTGCGGGTGAATTGGGTATTCATTTTCAAAAAATCATAGACGTCTTCAATCAATCATTAAAGAGAGAAGGAAGCGCCTTTGAAATCGAGGTGGAGTTAAAGGGAAGTTACGATGATGTGGTAAAATCCTATTTGAGTGCGTCCAAGGAAACTAGGCCCGATATTGTTCAGGCCTATGAGATGGCAACGCGCAGTATGCTTGGAGCTAAGGATCCGGCCGGACATGCCGTATACATACCCATCCGGCAGATCATGCAACATGCTGGACTTGTATTAGACGAAGATAGCTTTCTGACTCAGGTTATTTTATTTTACAAAGCTGGAGGAGCGCAGTTTGTTTCTGTTCCGTTTAATATTTCCACAGTTGTCTTATACTACAATAAAACAGCATTAAATAATACAAAACTCAAACCGATTATTACATTTGAGGAATTTGATGAACAAATGGAAAAATTAAAAAGTGCCGGTGAACCTGCAGGTATGGGCGCTGGGTGGCTATCAGGACACCAAATTGATCAAATTGGCGGGCGACATAACAAACAAATTGCCACATACGGTAACGGGGTTGATAGCCCAGATGCGCGTTTATTCTTTGACCGATTTTTCACGTTTCATTTTAAGGCTTTACGGGACTGGTCTAAAAAGGGGTGGTTTTCTCTGGAACAAGGTCCAAAGGCCGAACAAGCCTTTGCAGACCGCAAGATCGTTTATTTAACGAACGGCGGGAATCGCCATTCTGACATTGCAAAACTTGTCAATGGTAAGTTCGAAATTGGCGTGACTGCTTTTCCATACTGGAGACAAGCTGGCAGTCCTTTTAATACTATCTCTGGTGGCGGGTCATTTTGGGTGGCGAATAAACCCCAATCGTGTGAACGAATGAAAGTTATTGCACAATTTCTAAACTATTTGGTCACACCTGAAGTTCAAGCCCAATGGCAGCGCATGACGGGTTATGTTCCCGTCGTAAAAAAAGCCTACGAGATTAACGTAAAGGAAGGTTTTTTTGATTCCACAGATTTAGGCGTCCAAGCCGCTAAAATAGCCTATGATTCCTTTACAACCAACCAACCCGGTACATTCAGTCGGGGCATCTTATTGGACAGTTTTCCCGGCATTCGCAAAATTGAAGTCCAACAAATGGAGAAATGCATTAAGGGAGAAATTAGTGCAGAAGACGCTATTAAAACGATAGAATCAGAAGGTAATAAGTTGCTAGATTCTAAGAATAGCTAG
- a CDS encoding aminopeptidase P family protein, with the protein MNKNHSLRLESLRQLISSFKGWGFLVPYSNCFQNEYMADCDHRLQWLTGFKGSAGLVIVLANHAALFVDGRYTVQAPQEVETRNFSVEPYSVDSIEKWLSQHSPAGQVLLYDSWLYTVQQISSYKKHLDPLGITLEPCDDNLIDAVWVDRPVRPCEPFVPHPDEFSGKSFKNKLEPILASMKLKSLDYMIMTNPESISWLLNMRSNDTPFTPSCQAFLIIDHGGGVQAFTDLKKVTQDVRNHSGDPVSWCEFKQFLDVVSSFSTKKVRVDFGQLPQKILDCLRHAKAEVLHETDPCILGRALKNDVEQAGAIAAQERDSIAVINFLAWLERSYQNKKITELDTVAELLKQRQKQTYFQGESFSTISAVGPHAAIVHYHPDPLTNTILSEDAIYLLDSGGQYLDGTTDTTRTIALGQPTDEQKDRFTRVLKGHIALASIIFPDGTTGQQLDVLARQFLWHVGLDYEHSTGHGIGSYLNVHEGPQRIGKGGHGAVLQPGMLVTNEPGYYKAGEYGIRIESVLLVIPLNSNFLGFKTLTLIPIDRMLMDVSLLTKQEIEWINAYHDKIFTKLSSKVDEQSTGWLQEATKPIKFSESSLKNG; encoded by the coding sequence ATGAATAAAAATCATTCTCTCCGTCTTGAATCTCTCCGGCAGTTAATATCTTCCTTTAAAGGTTGGGGATTTTTGGTTCCCTACAGCAACTGCTTTCAAAACGAATACATGGCCGATTGCGACCATCGCCTACAATGGTTGACGGGATTTAAAGGGTCGGCGGGATTGGTAATTGTCTTGGCAAATCATGCGGCCCTGTTCGTTGATGGTCGTTACACAGTACAAGCTCCACAAGAAGTTGAGACCCGAAATTTTTCCGTTGAGCCTTATTCTGTTGATTCCATTGAGAAATGGTTGAGTCAGCATTCTCCTGCTGGTCAGGTTTTGCTTTACGATTCTTGGCTGTACACGGTTCAACAAATATCTTCATACAAAAAACATTTGGACCCTTTAGGAATTACTTTAGAACCCTGCGATGACAATTTAATTGATGCAGTCTGGGTCGATAGACCGGTTCGACCGTGTGAACCTTTTGTGCCACATCCAGATGAATTCAGTGGTAAAAGTTTTAAGAATAAACTGGAGCCCATCTTGGCGAGTATGAAACTGAAAAGCCTAGATTACATGATTATGACTAACCCAGAGTCCATTTCCTGGCTTTTAAACATGCGGAGCAATGACACACCCTTTACCCCCTCTTGTCAGGCATTTTTGATAATTGATCATGGAGGAGGGGTGCAAGCATTTACAGATTTAAAGAAAGTGACTCAGGACGTCCGCAACCATAGTGGAGATCCAGTGTCTTGGTGTGAATTTAAACAATTTTTAGACGTTGTTTCGTCATTTTCAACCAAGAAGGTTAGGGTCGATTTTGGTCAGCTTCCTCAAAAAATTTTGGATTGTCTAAGACACGCAAAAGCTGAAGTGCTTCACGAGACGGACCCCTGTATCTTGGGGCGGGCCTTAAAAAATGACGTGGAGCAAGCGGGTGCTATAGCTGCACAAGAGCGAGACAGCATCGCTGTGATCAATTTTTTGGCATGGCTTGAACGATCCTATCAAAACAAAAAAATAACTGAATTAGATACTGTTGCGGAGCTTCTAAAACAACGCCAAAAACAAACGTATTTCCAAGGGGAAAGTTTCTCCACTATTTCTGCGGTGGGGCCTCATGCTGCAATTGTTCATTATCATCCCGACCCTTTAACAAACACGATTCTTTCTGAAGACGCCATTTATCTGCTTGATTCTGGGGGGCAATATCTGGATGGCACAACTGACACAACGCGGACAATTGCCCTTGGACAACCGACTGATGAACAGAAAGATCGATTTACGCGAGTCCTAAAAGGTCATATTGCCTTGGCATCAATCATTTTCCCAGATGGCACGACTGGTCAACAATTGGACGTTCTGGCGCGTCAATTTCTTTGGCACGTTGGTTTAGATTATGAACACAGTACGGGGCATGGAATAGGCAGTTATCTGAATGTACATGAAGGGCCCCAGCGAATTGGAAAGGGTGGGCACGGAGCCGTTCTACAACCTGGTATGCTTGTCACGAACGAACCCGGATATTACAAAGCTGGCGAATATGGCATTCGTATAGAATCAGTTTTATTGGTTATTCCATTAAACAGTAACTTTTTAGGTTTTAAGACCCTAACGCTGATTCCTATCGATCGTATGTTGATGGATGTTTCGCTTCTAACGAAGCAAGAAATCGAATGGATTAATGCTTATCACGATAAAATTTTTACAAAACTTTCCAGTAAGGTCGACGAACAATCCACAGGATGGCTGCAGGAAGCGACGAAACCTATTAAATTTTCTGAATCAAGCTTAAAGAATGGTTGA
- a CDS encoding aquaporin, with protein sequence MCSNLSKYFAEFIGTLLLIVMGVGAAVLAGSSIGFLGVSLALGLTLMLLAYTLGPVSGCHINPAVTLGLCFSGKF encoded by the coding sequence ATGTGCTCGAACCTGTCTAAATATTTTGCAGAATTTATAGGAACATTGCTTTTGATCGTTATGGGGGTGGGGGCGGCTGTGTTGGCTGGTTCGTCCATCGGTTTTTTGGGTGTCTCTCTGGCGTTGGGGCTTACGTTGATGCTGTTGGCGTATACCCTTGGGCCTGTCTCAGGCTGTCACATTAATCCGGCGGTAACACTGGGGCTTTGTTTTTCGGGGAAATTTTAG
- a CDS encoding carbohydrate-binding module family 20 domain-containing protein, translated as MFINKIIQNLLLVSALGASAYATGAQSVSGPTFLFKGNGPLDGSGGAANPPRPRAILHAFDLSLTTITRPETFKPDDSTPSAFTASKMDPISNSFIDRASNRGYSHIQISATQYNPTVYNVWSEAYRPLVMILDDPQATSTSPSYNSRQAYLNTVKDALTSASGSTSNLIDLKKYGATIPDTANSGKYITVGYMLQSALYGGLTDLLPLINYAKAKNIGFVADVVFNQVDDFMKELKDKSKPSTSLFTLRPAYINGYTPQLDTTRVFPTDAKGNGFFTPSSSSSWNYGPQFNLSNSYVQDMIVGYLQFLYDIGIAGIRIDYLSATSPGNWQIILQKAYNKGVTFNLGYGEKFDSWLPSISPYAQIMPLEDFTLQQNSLGTSCINNLNNGSISSLVMPNALGNTQSAVNFTVIHDMFPNIGGSRFWFYGGFNQQGQDSNHSYTSDKNMIHVPNPTNVSSCTICAAQRTNPALIINSQLGNAYLLAKRDGSPLIIRFEDEAGNLSGTSATATGDFADIIKNALAFRTAMDAKNAPHEYMVALDRKTLLIARQFGFAVINVGLNNRTIALSDLQKVPSAYIPDTSYTSANTTGSYYIDLADTNTPPAKYTKTSSGFKTGATNATASSRNVKYFVLQNPPTSMSSRSVVFEAKNANTSSFGQQLFVLGNHPLLGNWSARPDFLNIMMNLSSTGNMYPKWQTIPISFPSEYSVSYKFAKGTVDDNQQRTINEWEPGNNRTLNVNAGSDLQYEWRNYGS; from the coding sequence ATGTTTATTAATAAAATTATACAGAACTTACTTTTAGTATCGGCTCTTGGTGCGTCTGCGTATGCAACAGGGGCACAATCGGTGAGTGGACCTACCTTCCTGTTTAAAGGAAACGGCCCCCTTGATGGCAGCGGAGGGGCAGCGAATCCGCCACGACCCCGCGCCATTTTGCATGCGTTTGATTTGTCGCTTACGACTATTACAAGACCTGAAACCTTTAAACCCGACGATTCAACCCCCTCAGCGTTCACGGCTTCTAAGATGGACCCAATTAGCAATAGTTTCATAGACCGTGCCTCAAACAGAGGGTATTCACACATCCAAATATCCGCTACGCAGTATAATCCCACCGTTTATAACGTCTGGAGCGAAGCCTATAGACCTCTTGTTATGATTCTTGATGACCCACAAGCAACATCAACATCCCCTTCCTATAACTCTCGGCAAGCTTATTTAAACACCGTTAAGGATGCTTTAACGAGCGCGAGTGGTTCAACCTCTAACTTAATTGATCTAAAGAAATATGGGGCTACTATTCCAGATACGGCTAATAGTGGCAAGTATATTACTGTTGGGTATATGCTGCAAAGTGCACTATATGGTGGGCTCACAGACTTATTACCTCTCATTAATTACGCAAAAGCCAAGAATATTGGCTTTGTCGCAGACGTTGTGTTTAACCAAGTTGATGACTTTATGAAAGAACTAAAAGATAAAAGCAAACCTTCGACTTCGTTATTTACTTTGAGGCCAGCTTATATAAATGGTTACACGCCACAACTTGATACGACCAGGGTCTTTCCAACTGATGCAAAGGGTAATGGTTTTTTTACTCCATCATCATCATCATCCTGGAACTATGGTCCCCAATTTAACTTAAGCAATTCGTATGTGCAGGATATGATCGTTGGTTACCTACAGTTCCTTTATGACATTGGTATTGCAGGAATTCGTATAGATTATCTGTCTGCAACCAGTCCAGGCAATTGGCAAATAATTTTGCAAAAAGCATACAACAAAGGAGTCACTTTTAATCTTGGATACGGAGAAAAATTCGATTCTTGGCTTCCAAGTATTAGTCCCTACGCTCAAATCATGCCATTGGAAGACTTTACCTTACAACAAAACAGCCTAGGAACATCCTGCATTAATAATTTGAATAATGGTAGTATCAGTAGCCTTGTCATGCCGAATGCTCTTGGCAACACTCAATCAGCCGTTAACTTTACCGTAATACATGACATGTTCCCAAACATAGGGGGAAGCAGGTTTTGGTTTTACGGGGGATTTAACCAGCAGGGACAAGATAGCAATCATTCTTACACTTCCGATAAAAATATGATACACGTACCGAACCCAACCAATGTTAGCAGCTGCACAATTTGTGCCGCCCAGAGAACCAATCCCGCATTGATTATCAATTCACAGTTAGGTAACGCTTACCTGCTAGCAAAACGTGATGGATCGCCCCTCATCATACGGTTTGAAGATGAAGCAGGTAATTTGTCTGGCACTTCAGCAACAGCAACTGGTGACTTTGCTGATATCATAAAAAACGCTCTTGCCTTCAGAACAGCCATGGATGCCAAAAACGCTCCACACGAGTACATGGTAGCTCTTGATAGAAAAACATTACTAATTGCCCGGCAGTTTGGTTTTGCGGTCATTAATGTGGGTTTAAATAACCGCACCATCGCTTTGAGTGACCTTCAAAAGGTCCCCTCAGCGTATATACCCGACACTAGCTACACATCCGCTAATACCACAGGTTCCTATTACATAGACCTAGCAGACACAAACACGCCGCCTGCAAAGTATACAAAAACTTCATCCGGATTTAAAACTGGCGCAACCAACGCAACAGCCTCTTCAAGAAATGTTAAATACTTCGTCTTGCAAAACCCGCCAACATCTATGAGTTCAAGGTCAGTGGTGTTCGAGGCAAAGAACGCTAATACATCTAGTTTTGGGCAACAATTATTTGTTTTGGGTAATCATCCATTGTTGGGCAATTGGTCAGCCCGTCCTGACTTTTTGAATATCATGATGAATTTAAGCTCCACAGGCAATATGTATCCAAAATGGCAAACCATCCCCATCAGCTTTCCATCAGAATATTCTGTTTCCTATAAATTTGCGAAGGGAACTGTGGATGATAATCAACAACGTACAATAAATGAATGGGAACCAGGTAATAATCGGACCTTAAATGTTAATGCAGGATCAGATCTTCAGTATGAGTGGCGCAACTACGGAAGCTAA